The Tepidibacter aestuarii genome contains a region encoding:
- the rpsH gene encoding 30S ribosomal protein S8, protein MTMTDPIADMLTRIRNANTVKHETVDIPASNIKKEIARILLEEGFIKGYDVIEDGKQGIIRVQLKYGMNNERVITGIKRISKPGMRVYAAKHEIPKVLNGLGISIISTSKGIITDKQSRKEGVGGEVICYVW, encoded by the coding sequence ATGACAATGACAGATCCAATAGCGGATATGCTAACACGTATAAGAAATGCTAACACAGTTAAACATGAAACTGTTGACATACCTGCTTCAAATATTAAAAAAGAAATAGCTAGAATTCTGTTAGAAGAAGGATTCATAAAAGGCTATGATGTTATAGAAGATGGAAAGCAAGGAATAATCAGAGTTCAATTAAAGTACGGAATGAATAACGAGAGAGTTATAACTGGAATAAAGAGAATTTCAAAGCCAGGAATGAGAGTTTATGCTGCTAAGCATGAAATACCAAAGGTTTTAAATGGTCTTGGAATTTCAATAATATCTACTTCAAAAGGTATAATAACAGATAAACAATCAAGAAAAGAAGGCGTTGGCGGAGAAGTAATTTGCTACGTTTGGTAA
- a CDS encoding type Z 30S ribosomal protein S14 has translation MARKAMVVKQQRKQKYKTREYTRCSICGRPHAVLRKFGICRICFRELAYKGEIPGVRKASW, from the coding sequence GTGGCTAGAAAAGCTATGGTTGTGAAACAACAGAGAAAACAAAAGTATAAAACAAGAGAATATACTAGATGTAGCATATGTGGTAGACCACATGCTGTTTTAAGAAAATTCGGCATATGTCGTATATGCTTTAGAGAACTAGCTTATAAAGGCGAAATACCTGGAGTTAGAAAAGCAAGCTGGTAA